The following proteins are co-located in the Vigna unguiculata cultivar IT97K-499-35 chromosome 9, ASM411807v1, whole genome shotgun sequence genome:
- the LOC114162147 gene encoding LRR receptor-like serine/threonine-protein kinase GSO1: MMKFMIKRSAMGSICMCHFILPLTIAVVATLGDNTAESYWLLKIKSELVDPLGALRNWSPTTHFCSWNGITCEVDQAHVVGLNLSGSGISGSIPGEFSHLIYLQALDLSSNNLTGSIPSELGQLQSLRTLLLYSNYLSSNIPGEIGSLSKLQILRLGDNSLAGEIPPSIGNLNDLTVLGVANCNLSGSIPVEVGNLKNLVSLDLQMNNLSGFIPKEIQGCQELQNFAASNNMLEGEIPSSMGSLISLRILNLANNTLSGSIPTSLSLLSNLTYLNLLGNKLNGEIPSELNSLSQLQKLDLSRNNLSGSLTLLSVNLQNLETMVLSDNALTGIPYNFCLRGSKLQQLFLARNKLSGRFPLGILNCSSIQQVDLSDNSFEGELPSNLDKLQNLTDLMLNNNSFIGSLPSSIGNISSLRSLFLFGNSFTGKIPVEIGRLKRLNTIYLYDNQMSGPIPRELTNCTSLTGIDFFGNHFYGPIPETIGKLKDLTVLHLRQNDLSGPIPPSMGYCKRLQLLALADNKLSGSIPPTFSYLSQLRTITLYNNSFQGPLPDSLSLLRNLKIINFSNNKFSGNIFPLTGSNSLTVLDLTNNSFSGSIPSILANSGDLTRLRLANNYLTGTIPSELGLLTKLNFLDLSFNNLSGHVPPQLSNCKKIEHLLLNNNRLSGQMLPWLGSLQELGELDLSFNNFHGRVPAELGGCSKLLKLSLHHNNLSGEIPLEIGNLTSLNVFNLQRNSLSGHIPSTIQQCSKLYELRLSENFLSGIIPVGLGAVTELQVILDLSRNLFSGEIPSSLGNLMKLERLDLSFNHLQGQVPPSLGQLTSLHVLNLSNNHLHGLIPSTFSGFPPSSFLNNDHLCGPPLALCSEATRMKLSNSQVAAIIVAIVLTSTVICLVLLYIMLRIWCNWKKVAVSSEDSGMVEQKTRNGEYWNMNSPELFSSPDIQISAAPCICNLKIDASARDNTLVR; encoded by the coding sequence ATGATGAAGTTCATGATCAAACGTTCAGCCATGGGTTCCATTTGCATGTGCCATTTTATTCTACCACTCACCATTGCTGTTGTTGCAACTCTAGGAGACAACACAGCAGAATCCTACTGGCTTCTGAAAATCAAATCAGAACTGGTTGATCCATTAGGAGCTCTGAGAAACTGGTCTCCAACAACTCATTTTTGTAGCTGGAATGGAATAACATGTGAAGTTGATCAGGCACATGTGGTAGGCCTTAATTTGTCTGGCTCAGGAATATCAGGTTCCATTCCAGGTGAGTTCAGTCACCTAATTTATCTTCAAGCACTTGATTTGTCTTCAAATAACCTCACAGGCTCAATCCCTTCTGAACTTGGACAGCTTCAAAGTCTAAGAACACTGCTTCTGTACTCAAATTATCTCTCCAGCAATATTCCTGGAGAGATAGGTAGTTTGAGTAAGTTGCAGATTCTTAGACTAGGAGATAACAGTTTGGCAGGTGAAATTCCACCTAGCATTGGCAACTTGAATGATTTGACAGTGCTAGGTGTAGCCAACTGCAACTTAAGTGGCAGCATACCTGTTGAGGTTGGCAACTTGAAGAATCTTGTGTCTCTTGATCTACAAATGAACAATCTAAGTGGATTCATACCTAAAGAGATTCAAGGCTGTCAAGAGCTGCAGAATTTTGCAGCATCAAACAACATGCTTGAAGGAGAAATACCCTCCTCAATGGGGTCTCTGATATCATTGAGAATTTTGAACCTGGCTAATAACACTCTATCTGGATCAATTCCTACCTCTTTGAGTCTTCTCTCCAATCTGACATACCTTAATTTGCTTGGAAACAAACTAAATGGTGAAATTCCTTCAGAGCTTAACAGTTTGAGCCAGCTACAGAAGCTTGACTTATCCAGAAACAACCTTTCTGGATCACTGACCCTCCTCAGTGTCAACTTACAGAATCTTGAAACTATGGTTCTGTCTGATAATGCTTTAACAGGTATTCCATATAACTTCTGCCTCAGAGGTTCTAAACTTCAGCAACTGTTCTTGGCTAGGAATAAGCTTTCTGGAAGATTTCCCCTGGGGATACTCAACTGTTCCTCAATCCAACAGGTTGACCTTTCTGACAACAGTTTTGAAGGTGAACTTCCATCCAACCTGGACAAACTGCAGAATCTCACAGATCTCATGCTCAACAACAACAGCTTCATTGGATCTTTACCTTCATCAATTGGAAATATCAGTAGCTTGAGAAGtcttttcttgtttggaaaCTCTTTCACAGGAAAAATCCCAGTTGAGATTGGAAGGCTAAAGAGGTTGAACACCATTTACCTCTATGATAACCAGATGTCTGGACCTATTCCAAGAGAGTTAACAAACTGCACAAGCTTAACTGGAATTGACTTCTTTGGAAACCATTTTTATGGCCCCATTCCAGAGACTATAGGTAAGCTAAAGGACTTAACTGTTCTCCATTTAAGGCAAAATGATCTTTCAGGTCCAATCCCACCAAGCATGGGGTACTGCAAAAGGCTTCAGTTATTGGCTTTAGCAGATAACAAGTTGTCAGGTTCCATACCCCCCACATTCAGTTACCTTTCACAACTTAGAACCATTACCCTTTACAACAACTCCTTTCAAGGACCACTACCTGATTCCCTCTCTCTTCTTAGAAACCTTAAAATCATAAACTTTTCCAATAACAAGTTCAGTGGTAATATCTTCCCTTTGACCGGTTCAAATTCTCTCACTGTTTTGGACCTGACAAACAACAGCTTCTCAGGTTCCATCCCTTCTATTCTAGCCAACTCTGGAGATCTCACCCGTCTCAGACTTGCAAACAATTATCTCACAGGAACCATTCCTTCTGAACTTGGCCTCCTCACTAAGCTGAACTTCCTTGATTTATCATTCAACAACTTATCAGGGCATGTGCCACCTCAACTCTCCAACTGCAAGAAAATTGAACACCTTCTCCTGAACAATAACAGATTGAGTGGCCAAATGTTGCCATGGCTAGGAAGCTTGCAAGAACTTGGTGAGTTGGATCTCTCATTCAACAACTTCCATGGAAGAGTTCCTGCTGAGCTTGGAGGATGCTCAAAGTTGCTCAAGCTTTCTCTCCATCACAACAATCTCTCTGGAGAAATCCCTCTTGAGATTGGAAACCTCACTTCACTCAATGTCTTCAACTTGCAAAGGAATAGTCTTTCTGGCCACATTCCATCAACAATTCAGCAATGCTCTAAGCTGTATGAGCTAAGGCTCTCAGAGAACTTCCTCTCAGGTATTATACCAGTTGGACTAGGAGCAGTGACTGAGTTGCAAGTCATATTGGACCTCAGTAGAAACCTCTTTTCTGGTGAGATTCCTTCATCTCTGGGAAATCTCATGAAGCTAGAAAGACTTGATCTTTCTTTTAACCATCTTCAAGGACAAGTTCCTCCTTCACTTGGTCAACTTACCAGCCTTCATGTGCTAAATCTCTCAAATAACCATCTTCATGGCCTCATTCCATCAACCTTTTCCGGGTTCCCACCAAGCTCTTTCCTGAATAACGACCACTTGTGTGGCCCTCCACTAGCATTGTGCTCGGAAGCTACGCGAATGAAGCTCTCAAACTCACAAGTAGCAGCAATCATAGTTGCCATTGTCCTTACTTCAACTGTGATATGCTTAGTATTATTGTATATAATGTTGAGAATCTGGTGTAACTGGAAAAAGGTAGCCGTTTCAAGTGAAGATAGTGGCATGGTGGAACAGAAGACAAGAAATGGAGAGTACTGGAACATGAATTCCCCCGAGCTGTTTTCTTCACCAGATATACAAATTTCAGCTGCACCTTGCATTTGTAATCTCAAAATTGATGCATCAGCCAGGGACAATACCTTGGTTAGATAA